GGCTGCACAACAACCCCATGCCACGCAGCTTGAACGAACCGCTGGGTTGCAGGTTTTCCAGCTTGAGCCAGATCCGCCGAGTGGGGGTCGACAAGCCCGGGTGCAGGATAAGGGGAGTTCTGATGTGAAGCATGTTGGGCTCCTCGGTCGCACACCGACTTGTCGAGTGGTTCAACGAATCGGTGTGGAGCGCAATGCTGTTCACTTAAGCGCGCTCTTGGATCGTGCATACCTTTGTGGCGAGCGAGCTTGCTCGCGCTGGGCTGGGTAGCGGCCCCAAAAATCTGACAACTATTGCCGAGTTTTGTGAGTGCTACGCACTCAAGCGGGAGCAAGCTCCCTCGCCACAAGTTTCCTTTGATTCAAGACACTCTTAAGTGAACAATATTGCGGTGTTGTACGGTCCTTATCCAAGCTTAGTTCACCGCGGCCCGAGCTTGCCGTTTCAACGATAACGCGGTGCCGCCATGGAGTTGCCGAACAAGCCCGACAGGGTTTGGCGCTGGGCTTCGTGACGATCCCATTGCGAGCCGTCGTGCAGACCCGGAATAGTCACCACCTCTCCATTCGCGAGCCCTGCCAGCGCCGCATCGACCATGTCCTCGGCGGTCATGACGATTTCCTGCGGCAGGTTTTCCACCGGGTTGCCGGCCTCGCTCCAGAAATCGGTGGCGGTGGCGCCAGGCAATACGGCCTGAATACGAATGCCTTTGTCGGCCAGTTCATGGTGCATGGATTGGCTCAACCCCAGAACGAACGCCTTGGTCCCGCCATACACGCCATTAAGAATCTCGGGGGCAATCGCCACGATCGAGGAGATGTTGATCACGGTGCCGTTGCCACGAGCGACGAACCCGGGCGCTACCGCGTAGGCCAAACGCATCAGTGCGGTGACATTCAGGGTGATCATGTCTTCCATGTCATCCACCGGGCTCCCCAGCAGCGGCATGACAGCACCGACCCCGGCGTTGTTGACCAGCAAGGTGATGCTCGCGTCGGTGCGCAGAATCCCTTCGACCCGGCGCAGATCGGCCTTGTCTTTCAGATCGGCAGCGACGACTTCCACGGCGCGACCGGTTTCGTTGCTCAAGTGATTGGCCAAGGCGTTCAGCCTGGCCTGGCTGCGGGCGACCAGAATCAGATCGTAACCCTGACGCGCGAGACGATCGGCATAGACCGCGCCGATGCCGGAAGAGGCGCCCGTGATGAGGGCGGTGCCTTTGGATGAGAGAGCCATGTTCAGTGTCCTTCACAGTGAGGCGAGAGGTTCGCCGGGTGTGACCGTTATAAATTGACTGACCTTCGTCTCAAATGACGTTTAAAGTACGCTTTTGGGACATATCCATTGAGGGCCTATCGATGACTTCCGTGGCGTTTGTAGTGTTTGAGGGTTTTCAGACCATGGCGCTGGCGGCCATGCCGGTGTTCGAGTACGCCAACTTCAGCGCCGGCGAAGCGCTTTACGACGTCAGCGTACTGTCCGAGGACGGCCGTACCTTGCGTGCTTCCGGCGGTTTGAGTGTCGGCACCCAGGCGTTCGATGAGCGGGTGTTCGATACGGTGATCGTGGTCGGCGGCGATGCCATCCTCGAACAGGCGCCCGAGGGTGTGCTGGATTACCTGCGCGCCAGCGTTAAAACCGCGCGGCGCACGGCGTCGATTTGCTCCGGGGCGTTTGTCCTGGCCCAGGCCGGTTTGCTTGAGGGGCGCCGGGCGACCACGCACTGGGCTTATGCAAGGGAACTGCAAGCACGGTTTCCATCGATCAAGGTGGAAGAGGACCGCATTTACGTGATTGACGGTTCGATCTG
This DNA window, taken from Pseudomonas fluorescens NCIMB 11764, encodes the following:
- a CDS encoding SDR family NAD(P)-dependent oxidoreductase; protein product: MALSSKGTALITGASSGIGAVYADRLARQGYDLILVARSQARLNALANHLSNETGRAVEVVAADLKDKADLRRVEGILRTDASITLLVNNAGVGAVMPLLGSPVDDMEDMITLNVTALMRLAYAVAPGFVARGNGTVINISSIVAIAPEILNGVYGGTKAFVLGLSQSMHHELADKGIRIQAVLPGATATDFWSEAGNPVENLPQEIVMTAEDMVDAALAGLANGEVVTIPGLHDGSQWDRHEAQRQTLSGLFGNSMAAPRYR